From the genome of Vitis riparia cultivar Riparia Gloire de Montpellier isolate 1030 chromosome 2, EGFV_Vit.rip_1.0, whole genome shotgun sequence, one region includes:
- the LOC117933427 gene encoding probable lipid phosphate phosphatase beta isoform X1 produces the protein MDRDQSPVATTTPTTPPSPTLLRRLINLDTTLSLHLHTLFQPVPRSLLKTLELAGDGRFFFPVAVSLLSSSSLRPILIPLLIGLLLDLLLVGVIKYIVRRPRPVYNKGMHLTVAVDHWSFPSGHSSRVVFAAAFLYLSTALIGEAVAQLKSTESRFDSDDSGKAVDFIVLIVCLWSAATSISRVLLGRHFVFDVVAGACLGVLEALFVFHFLRY, from the coding sequence ATGGACCGTGACCAATCACCAGTGGCAACCACCACCCCCACAACGCCACCATCCCCCACCCTCCTCCGCCGTCTTATCAACCTCGACACCACCCTCTCTCTCCACCTTCACACCCTTTTCCAACCCGTTCCCCGCTCCCTCCTCAAAACCCTAGAACTCGCCGGCGACGGCCGTTTCTTCTTCCCCGTCGCCGTTTCTctactctcctcctcctccctgCGCCCCATCCTCATCCCGCTCCTCATCGGCTTACTCCTCGATCTCCTCCTCGTCGGTGTCATCAAGTACATCGTTCGGCGACCTCGTCCGGTCTACAATAAGGGCATGCATCTCACTGTTGCCGTCGATCATTGGTCCTTCCCCAGTGGCCATTCCTCTAGAGTTGTCTTTGCTGCGGCGTTTTTGTATCTTTCCACGGCGCTGATCGGGGAGGCGGTGGCTCAATTGAAATCGACTGAAAGTCGATTCGATTCCGATGATTCCGGTAAGGcggttgattttattgttttgattgtttgtttATGGTCGGCGGCGACTTCAATTTCCAGGGTTTTGCTTGGCCGGCATTTTGTTTTTGATGTTGTTGCTGGTGCTTGTTTGGGTGTTTTGGAAGCTCTTTTTGTGTTTCACTTTCTCAGGTATTGA
- the LOC117933427 gene encoding probable lipid phosphate phosphatase beta isoform X3 — translation MDRDQSPVATTTPTTPPSPTLLRRLINLDTTLSLHLHTLFQPVPRSLLKTLELAGDGRFFFPVAVSLLSSSSLRPILIPLLIGLLLDLLLVGVIKYIVRRPRPVYNKGMHLTVAVDHWSFPSGHSSRVVFAAAFLYLSTALIGEAVAQLKSTESRFDSDDSGT, via the coding sequence ATGGACCGTGACCAATCACCAGTGGCAACCACCACCCCCACAACGCCACCATCCCCCACCCTCCTCCGCCGTCTTATCAACCTCGACACCACCCTCTCTCTCCACCTTCACACCCTTTTCCAACCCGTTCCCCGCTCCCTCCTCAAAACCCTAGAACTCGCCGGCGACGGCCGTTTCTTCTTCCCCGTCGCCGTTTCTctactctcctcctcctccctgCGCCCCATCCTCATCCCGCTCCTCATCGGCTTACTCCTCGATCTCCTCCTCGTCGGTGTCATCAAGTACATCGTTCGGCGACCTCGTCCGGTCTACAATAAGGGCATGCATCTCACTGTTGCCGTCGATCATTGGTCCTTCCCCAGTGGCCATTCCTCTAGAGTTGTCTTTGCTGCGGCGTTTTTGTATCTTTCCACGGCGCTGATCGGGGAGGCGGTGGCTCAATTGAAATCGACTGAAAGTCGATTCGATTCCGATGATTCCG
- the LOC117928235 gene encoding uncharacterized protein LOC117928235, translated as MAAHWVKSLQCKSKAFEDVYHPNPKNLIPGASCRKGVQSLKDVIETTKHKPRKSKPPAPKQPSSSRHQRSPKPEPGSAPVSRARQSVSARPARPAAPFFPALTEMPEGHPSRNVVEIIFHTSWSPKAFSGRIEMIFKVQNLPRTVTRFEEYREMVKSRAGSGGGTWEDDARCVADGNEVMRFHCLGPTSGGVYDGGAAAWVFPGGKGSAICTFSGSGGAHESGGGGRGRRAMLVCRVIAGRVSKQIGLDSLLEGRVGFDSVSGDNGELLVFDPRAVLPCFLIIYKL; from the coding sequence ATGGCGGCTCACTGGGTCAAGTCGTTACAGTGCAAATCCAAAGCTTTTGAGGACGTATACCACCCCAATCCCAAGAACCTCATACCCGGTGCTAGTTGCAGAAAGGGTGTTCAGAGCCTTAAAGACGTGATCGAGACGACTAAGCACAAGCCCAGAAAATCCAAGCCCCCGGCGCCGAAACAGCCCAGTAGTTCCAGACATCAGCGGTCGCCCAAGCCTGAACCGGGTTCTGCTCCAGTGAGCCGGGCTCGTCAGAGTGTGTCTGCTCGGCCTGCGCGACCGGCGGCCCCTTTCTTTCCGGCGCTGACGGAGATGCCGGAGGGGCACCCTTCGAGGAATGTGGTGGAGATAATCTTCCACACAAGTTGGTCGCCTAAGGCGTTCTCGGGTCGGATCGAGATGATATTCAAGGTGCAGAACTTGCCAAGAACAGTGACCCGCTTCGAGGAGTATCGGGAGATGGTGAAATCTCGGGCGGGTTCTGGCGGTGGCACGTGGGAGGACGACGCGCGATGCGTGGCGGATGGGAACGAGGTGATGAGGTTCCACTGCTTGGGGCCCACCTCCGGAGGGGTCTACGACGGCGGCGCTGCCGCATGGGTGTTTCCGGGAGGGAAGGGCTCGGCCATTTGCACATTTTCCGGCAGCGGCGGGGCCCACGAGAGCGGCGGTGGTGGGAGAGGTCGGAGGGCCATGTTGGTTTGCCGGGTCATAGCAGGCCGGGTCTCGAAGCAAATCGGATTGGACTCGTTGTTGGAGGGCCGAGTCGGTTTTGACTCGGTGAGTGGGGATAATGGCGAGTTACTAGTGTTTGATCCTCGTGCAGTGTTACCATGCTTTCTTATCATctataaattgtaa
- the LOC117927008 gene encoding adenine phosphoribosyltransferase 3-like isoform X1, translating into MYVYKCISIYSPPSPSLSSLSDHHNRRLPCVPLSESNPVVHLRQTRKRRGSFVVSLSATMSACKDQDPRIHGIKTKIRVVPNFPKPVFVFCACLLMVGMAGIMFQDITTLLLDPKAFKDTIDLFVERYKGKNISVVAGIEARGFIFGPPIALAIGAKFVPLRKPRKLPGEVISEEYILEYGRDCLEMHVGAVEPGDRALVVDDLIATGGTLCAAMNLLERVGAEVVECACVIELPDLKGRDRLNGKPLYILVEYH; encoded by the exons ATGTATGTGTATAAATGTATATCTATATATAGCCCTCCTTCTCCCtccctctcttctctctctgaTCATCATAACCGTCGTCTTCCTTGTGTTCCTCTATCTGAGAGCAACCCTGTTGTTCACCTTAGACAGACTCGGAAGAGGAGAGGGAGCTTTGTTGTTTCTCTCTCTGCTACAATGTCGGCTTGCAAAGACCAAGATCCTCGTATCCATGGCATCAAAACTAAGATTCGCGTAGTCCCCAATTTTCCCAAACCAG tttttgttttttgtgcaTGTTTGTTGATGGTGGGAATGGCAGGGATTATGTTTCAAGACATAACGACTCTGCTACTTGATCCGAAGGCGTTTAAGGATACAATTGATTTGTTCGTGGAGAGGTACAAGGGCAAAAATATTTCCGTTGTTGCAG GCATAGAAGCACGGGGTTTCATATTTGGTCCCCCCATTGCATTGGCGATTGGAGCTAAGTTTGTACCCTTGAGAAAACCAAGAAAGCTGCCTG GTGAAGTTATTTCTGAAGAGTATATTTTGGAATATGGAAGGGACTGCCTTGAGATGCATGTTGGAGCAGTTGAGCCTGGTGATCGTGCTTTGGTAGTTGATGATCTAATTGCTACTGGTGGCACTCTTTGTGCAGCTATGAATTTACTTG AGCGTGTTGGAGCAGAAGTAGTTGAATGTGCATGCGTAATTGAATTACCAGATTTAAAG GGTCGTGACCGATTGAATGGCAAGCCATTATACATACTAGTTGAGTACCATTGA
- the LOC117927008 gene encoding adenine phosphoribosyltransferase 3-like isoform X2: MYVYKCISIYSPPSPSLSSLSDHHNRRLPCVPLSESNPVVHLRQTRKRRGSFVVSLSATMSACKDQDPRIHGIKTKIRVVPNFPKPGIMFQDITTLLLDPKAFKDTIDLFVERYKGKNISVVAGIEARGFIFGPPIALAIGAKFVPLRKPRKLPGEVISEEYILEYGRDCLEMHVGAVEPGDRALVVDDLIATGGTLCAAMNLLERVGAEVVECACVIELPDLKGRDRLNGKPLYILVEYH, from the exons ATGTATGTGTATAAATGTATATCTATATATAGCCCTCCTTCTCCCtccctctcttctctctctgaTCATCATAACCGTCGTCTTCCTTGTGTTCCTCTATCTGAGAGCAACCCTGTTGTTCACCTTAGACAGACTCGGAAGAGGAGAGGGAGCTTTGTTGTTTCTCTCTCTGCTACAATGTCGGCTTGCAAAGACCAAGATCCTCGTATCCATGGCATCAAAACTAAGATTCGCGTAGTCCCCAATTTTCCCAAACCAG GGATTATGTTTCAAGACATAACGACTCTGCTACTTGATCCGAAGGCGTTTAAGGATACAATTGATTTGTTCGTGGAGAGGTACAAGGGCAAAAATATTTCCGTTGTTGCAG GCATAGAAGCACGGGGTTTCATATTTGGTCCCCCCATTGCATTGGCGATTGGAGCTAAGTTTGTACCCTTGAGAAAACCAAGAAAGCTGCCTG GTGAAGTTATTTCTGAAGAGTATATTTTGGAATATGGAAGGGACTGCCTTGAGATGCATGTTGGAGCAGTTGAGCCTGGTGATCGTGCTTTGGTAGTTGATGATCTAATTGCTACTGGTGGCACTCTTTGTGCAGCTATGAATTTACTTG AGCGTGTTGGAGCAGAAGTAGTTGAATGTGCATGCGTAATTGAATTACCAGATTTAAAG GGTCGTGACCGATTGAATGGCAAGCCATTATACATACTAGTTGAGTACCATTGA